One window from the genome of Mugil cephalus isolate CIBA_MC_2020 chromosome 23, CIBA_Mcephalus_1.1, whole genome shotgun sequence encodes:
- the LOC125001194 gene encoding protein NLRC3-like, with product DLTECGINIRAASLYSGVFTQIFKEEKGLYQIKVFCFVHLSVQEFLAALHVHLSFINSGVNLMEEKKTPLLSKVFKKRKPLHQSAVDKALQSPNGHLDLFLRFLLGLSLQNNQTLLQGLLTQTGSISQTSQETVQYIKKKIKKNLSAERSINLFHCLNELNDGSLVEEIQQSLRSGYQPDLSFPIAVGPEFCCQIANGH from the exons gacctgacagagtgtggcatcaatatcagagcagcctcactGTACTCAGGAGtattcacacagatctttaaagaggagaaaggCCTGTACCAGAtaaaggtgttctgcttcgtccatctgagcgttcaagAGTTTCTGGCTGCGCTTCATGTCCATCTGTCCTTCATCAACTCTGGtgtcaacctgatggaagaaaaaaaaactcctctgtTGTCTAAAGTCTTTAAGAAACGAAAACctctccatcagagtgctgtggacaaggccttgcaaagtccaaatggacacctggacttgttcctccgcttccttctgggtctttcactgcagaacaatcagactctcctacaaggcctgctgacacagacaggaagtatcTCACAGACCAGTCAGGAAACTGTCCagtacatcaagaagaagatcaagaagaatctgtctgcagagagaagcatcaatctgttccactgtctaaatgaactgaatgatggttctctagtggaggagatccagcagtccctgagatcagg GTATCAGCCAGACCTCTCTTTCCCAATTGCAGTTGGTCCAGAATTCTGCTGCCAGATTGCTAACGGGCACTAG